DNA sequence from the Pirellulales bacterium genome:
GGTCAGTTGACGAATGTTTTTGAGATATTTGCTCTCCGGCGACGGCGGATTTTGTTCCGGAGCAGTAGCCGCGGCGGTGGGCGTCGTCGTGGAATCAGCCGCTAGAGCGAACATGGGCCCAAGGAGAACATCGGCCAGAACCGCCGCCAAAAACAGCTTCGAATTGATCTTCATGGCGATCCGTCCCATTAGCTTTTCAACCCCGGTTCAATAAAAACAGTGGTGTGCGCGAAGGGATTGCCCTTACTATTATAGAGATGCGCATTGCAACCAGACACCATCCACCTGGAGACCCGCCTCCATGAAAATCTACACGAAAACTGGCGATGCCGGTGATACCGGGCTGTTTGCCGGGCCGCGCGTTCGAAAAGACGATTTGCGCATCGAAGCTTATGGCACGGTCGACGAGTTGAACGCCGTGCTGGGCTTGGTCCGCAGCCACGCCACCGTTGGCCAAGCAAAGCTGCCTGCGAAGATCGACGCGCAGTTGGCACGCATTCAACACGCGCTGTTCGATTTGGGCGCCGAATTGGCCACGCCTGATCCGAAAGCCCGCGGCACAAGTTTTGTTACTCCGCAGGAAATCGGGGTGTTGGAACAGGCCATCGACGGTTTTGAAGCGCAGCTTCCGCCGCTGAAGACATTTATTTTACCCGGCGGGACGCCCGGCGCCGCCTGGTTGCATTTAGCGCGCACGGTCTGCCGCCGCGCGGAGCGCCAGGTGGTGACCTTGGCGCAGCGCGAAGCGGGAAATTTTTCGCCGCACGTGCTGGTGTATTTGAATCGTCTGAGCGATTTGCTGTTCGTGATGGCGCGGGCCGTGAATCAGCTTGCCGGCCACCCCGACGTGCCCTGGGAAAAGCCCAGTGCCTGAACGATCTTTACTCCAGCGGCGTCGGCGGATAGGTTGTTGGCAGCGTGCTGGGGGTGGAATTGAATAAACGGGATCGACGCGATTTAGTCGTTGACGGGAGTCGTGTTTCCCGCCGAGTCATTTGTGAATTCTATTTTCAGGCGGCGTCATGAAAAAAATTGAGGCCATTATCCGGCACTTCAAGCTGGAAGACGTGAAAACCGCGCTCACCGAGCAAGGGGTGTTGGGGATGACGGTTTCCGAAGTTCGCGGCTTCGGTCGGCAAAAAGGGCACGTGGAAATGTATCGCGGCACGGAATACGCCGTCGATTTTGTGCCGAAAGTCAAAGTCGAGATTGTCGTGCCGGACAGTCAATTGCAAAAGACCTTAAGCACGATTATGCAGGCCGCTCAAACGGGGCAAATTGGGGACGGCAAAATTTTCGTGTACGATTTGGTAACGGCCTTGCGAATCCGCACCGGCGAAGCCGGGGACGACGCCGTATGAACCGCGGTTTGGCCTGCGGAGTATATTGCCAGTAGTATGTTAGCTTGACGTTCACTCCGCCAATCGCCTTCCCCCTTTGATTATGCCTTCTGTCTCGACGCTCCGTCCCTGCGTGTTGGCCGCCAAAGATTGGCTGGCTCAGGAGCGCGCCAAATTGAAGCAACAGCACGACAGCGGATCGCCGGGCATTCAAGTCTGTGCCCGGTTGACCGACATGCTCGATCACGTGGTGCTGGATTTGCACCAGTCGGCGCTCGCGGAGCTTGCTCCCGATGAGAGTTCTTTGTTGCACAGTGAAGTTTCGTTGGTGGCGCACGGGGGCTACGGGCGGCGCGACGTGGCGCCATATTCGGACGTCGACTTGATGATTTTGTGCTCCCCCAAGGCTGCGCCACAGGTGCCGCCCTTGGCCAAGCGGCTGCTGCACGATTTATACGATGCCGGCCTGATTCTGGGGCAAAGCGTGCGCACGGTGTCGGAGGCGTGGAAGTTGGGACTGAAAGACCCGACCATCTTCACTTCGCTGGTGGAATCGCGGTTGCTGGCCGGCAGCCAGCCCCTGTTTGAGAACTTTCAAAGCAAGTTTCAAAAAGCGGCACAACGTCATTGGCGCAGGCTGGTGGGAGACATTGAAGCATCGCGCCACGAGGAGCGCGAGCATTTTGGCGAGACGGTTTATTTGCTGGAGCCGAACGTCAAGCGCTCGCCCGGCGGTTTGCGCGATATTCAACTGTTGCGGTGGGTTGGTTTCGCCCGCTACGGCGACGCCACGCCCGACGGTTTGCAACTCATGGGGGAGTTATCGAAAGAAGACGAAGTGGCCCTGCGTCGGGCTTTAGAACTGTTGTTGCGGGTTCGGAACGAGCTCCACTTTCATGCCGAAAAGGAGCAGGATGTTCTCAATCGCACCGAACAAGTGCGGATGGCCAAAGTCTTTGGCAGCCAAGCGGCGGAAGGCCTGTTGGAAGTAGAAGTATTCATGCGGGAATATTTTCGCAACACGCACGCGGTTCAGCAGATTGCGGCGCGGTTTTTGGAGGGCGCGCGGCCGTGGACCAAACTGGGCGACGCGCTGTTTCCGCTGCTCAGCCATCGGGTGGAAGACGATTTCCGGATCGGCACCCGTCGCATTCGGGCCACGCGAGCCGGCCTGGAAAAACTGCCCGGCAATTTGCCGCAAATTTTGCGGTTGGTGGATCTGGCGAATAAACACGACAAGCGCATTGCCCACAGCACGTGGGAAACGGTGCACCGGGCGGCACCCAAATTGCCCGACGTGATCACGCCGGAATCCGCCGAATTGTTTTTATCGATCCTGTCGCAGCCAACCCGATTGGGAGAACTGCTGCGCGATTTGCACGCCCTGGGCGTGTTAGAGCGATTGATTCCGGCGTTTGCGCATGCTCGTTCGCTGTTGCAATTCAATGAATATCACAAATTCACGGTGGATGAGCATTGCATTCGGGCGGTGGAGGCGGCCACATCGTTTGCCGACGAGCCGACCCCCTGGGGTGAAGTGTATAGTTCCATCAAAGACAAGCGCCCGCTTCATTTGGCGCTGTTGATTCACGATTTGGGAAAAGGCTTTGTGGCAGATCACAGCGAAGTGGGGCTGCGCATCGCGGAGGAAACCGCGGAGCGTCTGTTGCTGCCGCAACACGAAACTGAAATTTTGAAGTTCCTGGTTCACAAGCACTTGGTGATGTCGCACCTGGCGTTTCGCCGCGACACCAGCGACGACCAATTGATTGTGCGCTTTGCGGTGGAAGTGGGCTCGGCGGAAATTTTACGGCTGTTGTTCGTGCTGACTTGCGCCGATTTGGCGGCCGTGGGGCCGGGAGTGCTGAACTCGTGGAAAGGAGAGGTGCTCAGCGATTTATACGTGCGCACGCTGCTGTATTTGTCCGGGGATTCCCCCTCGCTGGTCGCCGATGATTGCCGCTTGTCGACGCAAGCGCTGCTGGCCAACGAGGAGCCGTCAGACTGGTATGTGCAGCAAACGGAAGCTTTGAATTCATCCTATTTGATGAACGTCGCGCCGGAGCAAATTGCGGAGGAATTGCGGCGGTTGAAAAAGCTGGGCCCGGGCGACGTCGAAGTGTGGCATCGCTTTCTGCCGGAAACCAACACGATTGAATATACGGTGGGTACGTACGAAGATATTTCGCCGGGAATTTTCCACAAGTTAACCGGCGGGCTGAGCAGCGCCGGCTTGCAAATTCTATCGGCCGATATTAACACACTGGCCGCGGGATTGGTGTTCGACCGGTTCCGCGTACAGGATCCCGATTATGCGGGCCAACCGCCGCCGGAGCGGATGAACGACATCGACCGGCGGTTGAAAGAATCGCTGACGTCCGACCAGCCTCCGGCCTTTCGCCGCGTGTGGCGGAGCAGCCAAAGAAAAGCGAGCGAGGCCCTGCAGGTATTGCCCACACAAGTGCGCTGCGATAATAGCACTTCGGAGCGGTTCACCGTGATCGATGTGTTCGCCTTGGACCGGATGGGATTGTTGTACACGATTTCCCGCACCTTGTTTGAGCTGGGTTTGTCAGTTTCGCTGGCGAAAATCGGCACCTACCTGGACCAGGTGGTCGACGTGTTTTACGTCACGGAACAAACGGGGCGCAAAGTGGAGGGAGAAGAGCGGTTGGAAAGCATTCGGCAGGCGCTATTGAAAGCCATCGAGGAGTTTCAGCGAGAAGGTCCGAAATAACCATGCGGAACCACGGCGCGGCACCATGCCGTTTGTTCACCGTTGTTCATTGCGGCTTGCGCTGCGAAGCAGGCGGAGTAGCAACCGTTCCTGCACCCGACCACGGAACCGTTCCCGGCCTTGAATGAACACGACCGGAACGCAATCGGTGTAGCGCGCCAGCAGTGCCGGATCGCCGTCGACGTCAATTTCCCGAACGGTTAGCCCATGTTTTTCCAACAACGCCTTGGCTTGATCGCACAAGCAGCAACCGCGACGAGTATATAAAACCACGTCCAAAGTCATCGAAGTGCTCCGCAGCAATTCCTGGCAACGATACCGCCCGTAGCCGTACCATCATAAAATAAACACATGAAATTCAACATCAGGGCCTCGTCAATTCTGATTTAGTAAATCGATCTCGCTTTTCCGCCATTCCCGGCCATGCCGCAGCCGCATCAATCAAAATTGCCCGCCCAATCGCCGCCTGCAATCGGTGGGTGGCAATCGGCGGGCTTTCTCGCGCTGGTGGGTGTGCTGCTGATCGCGGGCTTGGTGCTCTTGATTTATTGGCCTGTCGTACACGGTGGATTCATCATGGATGACGATTTGCTCCTGACCGACAATGCTCTGGTCAAAGCGCCCGATGGACTGTACCGCATGTGGCTTACCCGCGAGCCGGTCGATTACTGGCCGCTAACCAACAGCAGCTTTTGGGCGGAGTGGCGGTTGTGGGGGATGAACTCGACCGGTTATCACGTGACCAACCTGTTGCTGCACATCATCAATTCGCTGCTCGTGTGGCTGTTGCTTAAGCGGCTGGCGATTCGCGGAGCATTTTTAGCAGCACTCTTGTTTGCGGTACATCCGGTAAACATCGAAAGCGTAGCTTGGATTGCGGAGCGGAAAAACGTGCTTTCGATGTTGTTTTTCTTACTCTCGATTCTTTCTTATTTGAAAGCGGAGCGGTTGGTCAACCGCTGGTATTGGTTCAGTCTAATGGCGTTTGCGCTGGCGATGCTTAGCAAAGGTTCGGTGGCGATTTTGCCGCTGTTGCTGCTAGTTATTGCATGGTGGCAACGGGGACGAGTGACCGCTGGCGATGTGCGGCTCGTGGCACCGTTTTTTTTGGTTGCCATCGCACTCACCGGCGTGAATATTTGGTTTCAGACACACGGTGCAGAA
Encoded proteins:
- a CDS encoding cob(I)yrinic acid a,c-diamide adenosyltransferase, which codes for MKIYTKTGDAGDTGLFAGPRVRKDDLRIEAYGTVDELNAVLGLVRSHATVGQAKLPAKIDAQLARIQHALFDLGAELATPDPKARGTSFVTPQEIGVLEQAIDGFEAQLPPLKTFILPGGTPGAAWLHLARTVCRRAERQVVTLAQREAGNFSPHVLVYLNRLSDLLFVMARAVNQLAGHPDVPWEKPSA
- a CDS encoding P-II family nitrogen regulator, producing the protein MKKIEAIIRHFKLEDVKTALTEQGVLGMTVSEVRGFGRQKGHVEMYRGTEYAVDFVPKVKVEIVVPDSQLQKTLSTIMQAAQTGQIGDGKIFVYDLVTALRIRTGEAGDDAV
- the glnD gene encoding [protein-PII] uridylyltransferase, whose translation is MPSVSTLRPCVLAAKDWLAQERAKLKQQHDSGSPGIQVCARLTDMLDHVVLDLHQSALAELAPDESSLLHSEVSLVAHGGYGRRDVAPYSDVDLMILCSPKAAPQVPPLAKRLLHDLYDAGLILGQSVRTVSEAWKLGLKDPTIFTSLVESRLLAGSQPLFENFQSKFQKAAQRHWRRLVGDIEASRHEEREHFGETVYLLEPNVKRSPGGLRDIQLLRWVGFARYGDATPDGLQLMGELSKEDEVALRRALELLLRVRNELHFHAEKEQDVLNRTEQVRMAKVFGSQAAEGLLEVEVFMREYFRNTHAVQQIAARFLEGARPWTKLGDALFPLLSHRVEDDFRIGTRRIRATRAGLEKLPGNLPQILRLVDLANKHDKRIAHSTWETVHRAAPKLPDVITPESAELFLSILSQPTRLGELLRDLHALGVLERLIPAFAHARSLLQFNEYHKFTVDEHCIRAVEAATSFADEPTPWGEVYSSIKDKRPLHLALLIHDLGKGFVADHSEVGLRIAEETAERLLLPQHETEILKFLVHKHLVMSHLAFRRDTSDDQLIVRFAVEVGSAEILRLLFVLTCADLAAVGPGVLNSWKGEVLSDLYVRTLLYLSGDSPSLVADDCRLSTQALLANEEPSDWYVQQTEALNSSYLMNVAPEQIAEELRRLKKLGPGDVEVWHRFLPETNTIEYTVGTYEDISPGIFHKLTGGLSSAGLQILSADINTLAAGLVFDRFRVQDPDYAGQPPPERMNDIDRRLKESLTSDQPPAFRRVWRSSQRKASEALQVLPTQVRCDNSTSERFTVIDVFALDRMGLLYTISRTLFELGLSVSLAKIGTYLDQVVDVFYVTEQTGRKVEGEERLESIRQALLKAIEEFQREGPK
- a CDS encoding glutaredoxin family protein; its protein translation is MTLDVVLYTRRGCCLCDQAKALLEKHGLTVREIDVDGDPALLARYTDCVPVVFIQGRERFRGRVQERLLLRLLRSASRNEQR